Proteins co-encoded in one Spirosoma endbachense genomic window:
- a CDS encoding ROK family protein produces the protein MNAIGIDLGGTWIKGVLMDIETGEIVKQLYHPTNGEKDWKLAVAETVADLKALSSGPVKATGLSAPGLPNETNQYIAFMPGRLSGLEGFHWGHYLNDSVHIVNDAHAALLAESRFGVARKQRNVVMLTLGTGVGGGVLIDGRLYQGNFQKAGSLGHIAVDSERDRDITGMPGSLEDAIGNATVEKRSLGRFTSTYQLLEAYKQGDYFAQWVWLSSVRKLAVGVSSLINCFSPDLVVLGGGITQAEDDLLLPLAEFMNLYEWRPGGQTTPIKIAQFGDMAGAIGAASFAIQSEPGFL, from the coding sequence ATGAATGCAATCGGCATTGACCTCGGTGGGACCTGGATTAAAGGCGTGCTGATGGACATAGAAACGGGTGAAATCGTCAAGCAGCTCTACCATCCTACCAACGGCGAGAAAGACTGGAAGCTGGCGGTCGCCGAAACTGTTGCCGACTTAAAGGCGCTTTCATCAGGACCAGTCAAAGCCACGGGCCTGTCTGCTCCCGGTTTACCAAACGAAACCAATCAATACATTGCGTTCATGCCCGGACGGTTGAGTGGTCTGGAAGGGTTTCATTGGGGCCATTATCTGAATGATTCCGTCCATATTGTTAACGATGCTCACGCTGCTCTACTGGCCGAAAGCCGGTTTGGCGTTGCCAGAAAGCAACGTAATGTGGTCATGCTTACGTTGGGCACGGGCGTTGGGGGAGGAGTTCTGATTGATGGCCGATTGTATCAGGGGAATTTTCAGAAGGCAGGAAGTCTTGGTCACATCGCGGTCGACAGTGAAAGGGATCGGGACATTACCGGAATGCCGGGCAGTCTGGAAGATGCGATTGGAAATGCAACCGTCGAAAAACGATCATTAGGCCGATTTACTTCAACCTATCAATTACTGGAAGCCTATAAACAGGGCGATTATTTCGCGCAGTGGGTCTGGCTATCGTCGGTCCGGAAGCTCGCGGTTGGGGTCAGCTCACTCATTAACTGCTTCTCGCCTGATCTGGTCGTTCTGGGTGGGGGCATTACGCAGGCTGAAGATGATTTACTGTTGCCGCTGGCCGAATTTATGAATCTATACGAATGGCGACCGGGCGGTCAAACCACACCGATTAAAATTGCTCAGTTTGGCGATATGGCAGGCGCTATTGGAGCCGCAAGTTTCGCTATTCAATCAGAGCCAGGATTTCTTTGA
- a CDS encoding sugar isomerase domain-containing protein has translation MNLNGKPGSVEMTHQYIARCRQILDTVESQTTQIQQAAKWFADTILAGRMVHVFGSGHSRIMVEEMWPRYGSFPGFNPIVELSLTFHNLVVGANGQRQAMFLENVPGLADRILRNYTLTDQDSALIISSSGCNVVPIEMAELFQRQGVKVVALITKEHSEKSTSKRADGRKLSDFADLILDTGAPVGDAMLAIPGLDTPVAPGSTVGGAVLVNSIKAEIAQLLTEAGRPPKVLSAGVVVGAERAVELFESAYDEHAHRLAKLYENVGIPSYVSEPNQ, from the coding sequence ATGAATCTCAACGGGAAACCCGGTAGTGTAGAAATGACACACCAGTATATTGCCAGGTGCCGCCAAATTCTTGACACAGTCGAAAGTCAGACTACTCAGATCCAGCAGGCCGCTAAGTGGTTTGCCGATACAATTCTGGCAGGCCGTATGGTTCATGTCTTTGGGTCGGGCCACAGCCGGATTATGGTCGAAGAAATGTGGCCCCGTTACGGCTCTTTCCCTGGTTTTAATCCAATCGTCGAACTCTCGCTGACGTTTCATAATCTTGTGGTCGGGGCCAATGGGCAGAGGCAGGCTATGTTTCTGGAAAATGTGCCGGGGCTGGCTGACCGTATTCTGCGAAATTATACGCTAACGGATCAGGATTCTGCGCTGATTATCTCCTCATCTGGTTGTAATGTTGTGCCAATTGAGATGGCTGAACTTTTTCAGCGACAGGGCGTAAAAGTGGTGGCACTGATTACAAAAGAGCATTCTGAAAAGAGCACAAGCAAACGGGCTGATGGCAGGAAGCTCAGCGATTTTGCTGACTTGATTCTGGACACGGGTGCACCCGTTGGCGATGCCATGTTGGCAATACCGGGATTGGATACGCCCGTAGCACCCGGAAGCACAGTAGGAGGAGCTGTGCTTGTCAATAGTATCAAAGCCGAAATTGCGCAACTGCTGACCGAAGCCGGACGACCACCCAAAGTACTCAGCGCGGGCGTTGTGGTGGGAGCTGAGCGCGCTGTTGAACTATTTGAGTCGGCTTACGATGAACATGCCCATCGACTGGCAAAGCTGTACGAAAATGTGGGCATTCCGAGTTACGTTAGCGAACCGAATCAATAG
- a CDS encoding GNAT family N-acetyltransferase has protein sequence MIETQRLTIVPLTLDQLRLHIAGQNQLENEFGLKKGHREVVEPVLSIITYFAIPRLQDPTNDALYHTMWLAIDRQKQQFVAEAKFKGEPDENETIEIGYGTYPAFRRNGYMSEMVGGLLTWAAQQPGVGRVIADTEAENVASQKVLEKNKFRLFDRVEDMLWWEYRVYR, from the coding sequence ATGATTGAAACCCAGCGCCTTACAATCGTTCCCCTGACGCTCGATCAACTTCGCCTTCATATCGCAGGCCAGAACCAGTTAGAAAATGAATTTGGGCTAAAAAAGGGGCATCGGGAAGTGGTTGAACCCGTGTTGAGCATCATTACTTATTTTGCTATTCCACGCCTGCAGGACCCAACCAATGACGCACTTTACCATACCATGTGGCTGGCTATCGATCGCCAGAAACAACAGTTCGTTGCGGAGGCAAAATTCAAAGGCGAACCCGATGAGAATGAGACTATTGAGATCGGTTATGGCACCTACCCTGCCTTTCGGCGGAATGGCTATATGAGTGAAATGGTAGGTGGTTTATTGACATGGGCAGCGCAACAACCGGGCGTTGGCCGAGTAATAGCAGATACTGAAGCTGAAAATGTGGCCTCCCAAAAAGTACTGGAAAAAAATAAATTCAGATTGTTCGACCGCGTAGAGGATATGCTTTGGTGGGAGTATAGGGTCTACCGTTAA
- a CDS encoding phytanoyl-CoA dioxygenase family protein — protein MKNVSLAEKMNLPWVESPFFNDLLQKKELTPEQHEMVTHYNREGFLLLRQQVSHELIDRTLQQIQNEYPAKVGEQPSRHQDLWKKYSTVREIASVPQIFDVLRLLYEREPIPFQTLNFKFGTQQRAHSDTIHFSSTPARFMCGVWVALEATNTNNGPLFYYPRSQRQEEFNYFDIGIEAEENYAEYPHYEDFMEEFMEAKGYQRQEIHMEKGDVLIWSSNLVHGGMPIKGGNVTRWSQVTHYYFEGCMYYSPRFSDMFANNLNLRHVVNIATGKVVQHSENGKPIETINTGSFRYAVSHNFTLPVLLKEVFKKVIGKKPF, from the coding sequence ATGAAGAATGTCTCCTTAGCTGAGAAAATGAACTTGCCATGGGTCGAATCTCCTTTTTTTAATGATTTATTACAAAAAAAAGAGCTGACACCCGAGCAGCATGAAATGGTTACGCATTATAATCGCGAAGGATTTTTGTTGTTGCGCCAGCAGGTAAGTCACGAATTGATTGATCGAACTCTACAGCAGATCCAGAACGAATATCCAGCCAAGGTTGGCGAGCAGCCCTCCCGTCATCAGGATCTATGGAAAAAATACTCAACTGTTCGCGAGATTGCGAGCGTACCACAGATTTTTGACGTACTCCGCTTGCTTTATGAGCGCGAACCAATTCCATTTCAGACGCTTAATTTCAAATTCGGCACACAGCAGCGGGCCCACTCCGATACCATTCACTTTAGCAGCACGCCCGCTCGGTTTATGTGTGGCGTGTGGGTGGCATTAGAAGCAACAAATACCAATAACGGACCATTATTTTACTATCCACGTTCGCAGCGGCAGGAGGAGTTCAATTACTTTGATATCGGTATAGAAGCAGAGGAGAACTACGCTGAATATCCGCATTACGAAGATTTTATGGAGGAATTCATGGAAGCTAAAGGATATCAGCGCCAGGAAATTCATATGGAAAAAGGTGATGTACTGATTTGGTCGTCAAATCTGGTGCATGGGGGCATGCCAATTAAAGGGGGGAATGTGACACGCTGGTCGCAGGTAACGCACTATTATTTTGAAGGATGCATGTATTACTCGCCCCGTTTTTCAGACATGTTTGCCAACAACCTGAATTTGCGCCATGTCGTTAATATTGCTACCGGAAAAGTAGTACAGCACAGCGAGAATGGAAAGCCAATAGAAACCATCAATACGGGGAGCTTTCGCTATGCCGTTAGCCACAATTTTACCTTACCGGTGTTGCTGAAAGAAGTCTTCAAAAAAGTAATCGGTAAAAAGCCGTTCTAG
- a CDS encoding methionine synthase has translation MQSVPVKTTVVGSMPFPGWLEFSSQNLAQFGPADISEMIEDAVVASVHDQVAAGLDVITDGEQTRFDFNLSFYGYINGIQNNDTELRRFGPPAHDQRGKHNIIEPLTAPNGLGVVDEYLRLKRLAPEGQGLKVSIPGPYTLSGRLLPGSLYKDRWEVTEALLPLVNKEIAELVALGVPEICVDEPSMSCYAYREDTKRFVDIFNRTVAPGVGKTRLSMHLCFGNYKGRSVGKKTIAPMLPDFLDMTVDELHSEMTILNFAEVNLLERFAEKFDVAVGVIDVKSYYIETPDDVAERIRKCLPFVPAEKLAVAPDCGLSQTARWAAKQKLANMVAGAKIVRAEL, from the coding sequence ATGCAGTCAGTTCCTGTTAAAACTACAGTTGTTGGATCGATGCCGTTCCCTGGCTGGCTCGAATTTTCGAGTCAGAATCTTGCTCAGTTTGGTCCTGCTGATATCAGCGAAATGATTGAAGACGCCGTAGTTGCGTCTGTTCACGATCAGGTGGCGGCTGGTTTAGATGTTATAACCGATGGTGAACAAACCCGGTTTGATTTTAATCTATCGTTCTATGGATACATCAATGGGATTCAGAATAACGATACCGAACTCAGGCGATTTGGGCCGCCTGCTCACGACCAGCGGGGTAAACACAACATTATTGAGCCACTCACGGCCCCTAACGGATTGGGCGTAGTAGACGAATACCTGCGTTTGAAACGACTGGCTCCAGAGGGTCAGGGCCTAAAAGTTTCGATCCCTGGCCCTTATACACTCAGCGGGCGGTTGTTGCCCGGAAGTTTATACAAAGATCGCTGGGAGGTGACTGAAGCCTTATTGCCACTCGTCAATAAGGAGATTGCTGAGTTGGTTGCCCTTGGTGTTCCGGAGATTTGCGTCGATGAGCCGTCAATGTCCTGCTACGCCTACCGCGAGGATACAAAACGGTTTGTCGATATTTTCAATCGGACAGTTGCGCCGGGGGTTGGCAAAACCCGGCTTTCCATGCACCTCTGTTTCGGAAATTATAAAGGCCGGTCGGTCGGTAAGAAAACGATTGCTCCTATGCTCCCCGACTTTCTGGATATGACCGTAGACGAGCTTCACTCCGAGATGACCATCCTGAATTTTGCCGAAGTTAATCTGTTAGAGCGATTTGCCGAAAAGTTCGATGTTGCCGTCGGGGTGATTGATGTAAAAAGTTATTACATCGAAACTCCAGACGATGTTGCTGAACGCATTCGTAAATGTTTACCCTTTGTTCCAGCCGAAAAACTGGCCGTTGCGCCCGATTGTGGTCTCAGCCAGACAGCCAGATGGGCAGCAAAACAAAAATTAGCCAACATGGTGGCCGGAGCAAAAATTGTTCGTGCCGAATTGTAG
- a CDS encoding acyl-CoA thioesterase: MSLQAKPVSHSRTTLTELMIPAYANFGGKIHGGTLLSLMDKVAYACSAKHAGQYCVTVSVDGVNFRQPVEVGELVSLMASVNYVGRTSLVVGIKVIAENVKVGTVKHTNTSYFTMVAKDDLDRPTEVPPLLLETPDDVRRFLEAMKRKELRAAYSEHFDNARLRMLHNENIDQLTGERCQLTDELKKSL, from the coding sequence ATGTCGCTTCAAGCCAAGCCCGTCAGTCATTCGCGCACAACGCTGACTGAGTTAATGATTCCAGCTTATGCCAACTTTGGCGGTAAGATTCACGGTGGCACCTTGCTATCGCTGATGGATAAAGTTGCCTACGCCTGTTCAGCAAAGCATGCCGGACAGTATTGCGTAACGGTTTCTGTGGATGGAGTCAACTTTCGCCAGCCGGTTGAAGTTGGTGAACTGGTTTCGCTTATGGCATCGGTTAACTATGTTGGCCGGACTTCGCTGGTCGTTGGCATAAAAGTTATCGCTGAAAACGTAAAAGTCGGCACGGTAAAACATACGAACACCAGCTATTTTACGATGGTCGCCAAAGACGATCTCGACCGCCCAACCGAAGTACCTCCCCTCCTGCTCGAAACACCCGATGATGTTCGACGTTTTCTGGAAGCGATGAAGCGGAAAGAACTCCGTGCGGCCTACAGCGAACACTTCGATAATGCCCGCCTGCGGATGCTTCATAACGAAAATATTGATCAGCTTACCGGCGAGCGTTGTCAGCTCACCGATGAGCTGAAAAAAAGCCTGTAG
- a CDS encoding HesB/IscA family protein, translating to MVTVSEIAKNKIVELRQKDGIADEYSIRVAVQGGGCSGLMYDLQFDATQQPTDHVVEDKGIKILVDRKSLLYLAGTELDFSDGLNGKGFQFKNPNASRTCGCGESFAV from the coding sequence ATGGTTACTGTTTCAGAAATCGCTAAAAATAAGATTGTTGAACTACGCCAGAAAGATGGCATTGCCGACGAATATTCCATTCGGGTGGCTGTGCAGGGCGGAGGTTGTTCGGGCCTGATGTATGATCTACAATTTGATGCAACACAGCAACCAACCGACCATGTCGTTGAAGATAAAGGCATTAAGATTCTGGTAGACCGTAAAAGTCTGTTGTATCTGGCCGGTACTGAGCTTGATTTTTCGGACGGTTTGAATGGCAAAGGATTCCAGTTTAAAAATCCGAACGCCAGCCGTACCTGCGGTTGTGGCGAAAGTTTTGCCGTATAA
- the mce gene encoding methylmalonyl-CoA epimerase: protein MLTNVEHIGIAVRDIAASNDLFTKLLGVQPYKAETVETEGVATSFFRINQTKIELLEALTAASPIARFLEKKGEGIHHIAFEVDDIYAEMDRLKGEGFILLSETPKTGADNKLVCFLHPKGTNGVLIELCQERKIATKDLTPSH, encoded by the coding sequence ATGCTCACCAACGTCGAACACATCGGTATTGCTGTCCGCGACATTGCCGCGTCCAATGATTTATTTACAAAGCTTCTGGGCGTTCAGCCCTACAAGGCCGAAACAGTGGAAACGGAAGGCGTGGCAACGTCTTTCTTTCGAATCAACCAAACCAAAATTGAGTTGCTCGAAGCCTTAACGGCAGCTAGCCCAATTGCCAGATTTCTCGAAAAGAAAGGGGAGGGTATCCATCATATTGCCTTTGAAGTTGATGATATCTATGCAGAGATGGATCGGCTGAAAGGTGAAGGCTTTATCCTGCTGAGCGAAACGCCCAAAACAGGTGCCGATAATAAACTCGTCTGTTTTTTACATCCGAAAGGGACCAATGGCGTATTAATAGAGCTATGCCAGGAGCGAAAAATAGCGACGAAGGATTTAACTCCGAGCCATTAG